In Flavobacterium sp. N1736, the following are encoded in one genomic region:
- a CDS encoding OmpH family outer membrane protein codes for MKKALVIIALSILVVSCNKTAEVKEVKTAYVDTSVLMKEYTEAKDLEAKYKAQAEEKGRQLQAEITRFKQDAANFQSQAQANGQAWAQQRGAELQKREQQLSYAQQALSQQLQQESGVEMDSLVSGVKKFIKDYGKKNGYSYIYGTGDAASILYAEEKYDITKDIIKALNDKYKDAPKADKPAAKEGEEAKK; via the coding sequence ATGAAAAAAGCATTAGTAATTATCGCACTTTCAATTTTGGTTGTTTCGTGTAATAAAACAGCAGAGGTTAAGGAAGTAAAAACAGCTTACGTTGATACTTCAGTTTTAATGAAAGAGTACACTGAAGCAAAAGATCTTGAAGCAAAATATAAAGCTCAAGCAGAAGAAAAGGGAAGACAGCTACAAGCGGAAATTACTCGTTTTAAACAAGACGCTGCTAATTTTCAAAGTCAGGCACAAGCAAACGGACAAGCCTGGGCTCAACAAAGAGGTGCTGAACTGCAAAAAAGAGAGCAGCAATTAAGTTATGCTCAACAAGCATTATCGCAACAATTGCAACAAGAAAGCGGTGTTGAAATGGATTCTCTTGTAAGCGGTGTTAAAAAATTCATTAAAGATTACGGTAAGAAAAACGGTTATTCTTATATCTACGGGACTGGTGATGCAGCTTCAATACTATACGCTGAAGAGAAATATGACATCACAAAAGATATCATTAAAGCTTTGAATGATAAGTACAAAGATGCTCCAAAAGCTGACAAACCTGCTGCTAAAGAAGGCGAAGAAGCTAAAAAATAA
- a CDS encoding class I SAM-dependent methyltransferase translates to MDVLNKKHFLTVKDHSVSKEIFELYYDETLDMLITSPQPDLQNLGRYYESEDYISHTDNKRSLFEKAYHFVKNIALKNKLNLINAEQSQKGKILDIGAGTGDFLLTAKNDGWETVGVEPSDRAKNIAKQKGISFVEEISELENNSFDVITMWHVLEHVPNLELQIQELKRLLKPTGTLIVAVPNFKSYDAKYYNEFWAAYDVPIHFWHFSKKAIQSLFQKVDMKLEKVLPMKFDSFYVSLLSEKYKTGKMNYINAFFVGLRSNLKAGGTKEYSSHIYVIKNS, encoded by the coding sequence ATGGACGTTTTAAACAAAAAACATTTTCTTACTGTAAAAGACCATTCTGTTTCTAAAGAAATTTTCGAATTGTATTACGATGAAACTTTAGACATGTTGATTACATCTCCGCAACCAGATTTACAAAATTTGGGAAGATATTACGAAAGCGAAGATTATATTTCGCACACAGATAACAAACGTTCGTTATTTGAAAAAGCATATCACTTTGTGAAAAATATTGCTTTAAAAAATAAACTCAATTTAATAAATGCTGAACAATCTCAAAAAGGAAAAATTTTAGACATTGGTGCCGGAACCGGAGATTTTTTATTAACGGCAAAAAATGATGGTTGGGAAACTGTTGGAGTAGAACCAAGCGACAGAGCAAAAAATATCGCAAAGCAAAAAGGAATTTCTTTTGTGGAAGAAATTAGCGAACTTGAAAATAATTCTTTTGACGTAATTACAATGTGGCACGTTTTAGAACACGTTCCAAATTTAGAACTTCAAATTCAGGAATTGAAGCGTTTGCTAAAACCAACTGGAACATTAATTGTTGCGGTTCCAAATTTTAAATCGTACGACGCAAAATATTATAATGAATTTTGGGCAGCTTATGATGTGCCAATTCATTTTTGGCATTTCTCAAAAAAAGCGATTCAGTCGCTTTTTCAAAAAGTCGATATGAAATTGGAAAAAGTGCTTCCAATGAAATTTGATTCTTTTTATGTGAGCTTATTATCTGAAAAATACAAAACGGGAAAAATGAATTACATCAATGCATTTTTTGTTGGTTTACGATCAAATTTAAAAGCAGGCGGTACGAAAGAGTATTCATCGCACATTTACGTCATAAAAAACAGCTAA
- a CDS encoding GNAT family N-acetyltransferase, whose translation MKIIEKEILSLEEKEILREIWNNEYPARLHLKTIEDFEIYLNGLSNTKHYLLFDDSDKIIGWTFTFLREGEDWFAIILDSKIQGKGNGSLLINQIKKKNTSLNGWVIDNEKELKQNNEFYKSPMPFYIKNGFTILTETRIENEKMSAVKINWRSEEKI comes from the coding sequence ATGAAAATTATTGAAAAAGAAATTTTATCATTAGAAGAAAAAGAAATTCTACGTGAGATTTGGAACAACGAATATCCGGCAAGATTGCATTTAAAAACTATTGAAGATTTTGAAATCTATTTAAACGGACTTTCGAATACAAAACATTATTTACTGTTTGATGATTCAGACAAAATTATTGGTTGGACATTTACTTTTTTGAGAGAAGGAGAAGATTGGTTTGCTATAATTTTGGACAGCAAAATTCAGGGAAAAGGAAACGGCTCGCTTTTGATCAATCAAATTAAAAAGAAAAACACTAGTTTGAATGGTTGGGTAATTGATAACGAAAAGGAATTAAAACAAAATAATGAATTCTATAAATCTCCAATGCCGTTTTATATTAAAAATGGTTTTACAATTTTGACAGAAACCAGAATTGAAAATGAAAAAATGTCGGCTGTAAAAATTAATTGGAGAAGCGAAGAAAAAATATAA
- the mnmG gene encoding tRNA uridine-5-carboxymethylaminomethyl(34) synthesis enzyme MnmG: protein MFLEEYDVIVVGAGHAGSEAAAAAANLGSKTLLVTMSLQNIAQMSCNPAMGGIAKGQIVREIDALGGYSGIVSDRTAIQFKMLNKSKGPAMWSPRVQSDRMRFAEEWRMMLEGTPNLDFYQEMVKGLIIENGKIKGIRTSLGVEIRSKSVVLTNGTFLNGLIHIGEKQFGGGRAGESAATGITEDLVKAGFEAGRMKTGTPPRVDGRSLDYSKMNEEKGDAKPDKFSYSDLTVPLTLQRSCHMTYTSLEVHDILREGFDRSPMFNGRIKSLGPRYCPSIEDKINRFADKERHQLFVEPEGWNTCEVYVNGFSTSLPEDIQFKALRSVVGFENVKFFRPGYAIEYDYFPPTQLKHTLETKLVEGLYFAGQINGTTGYEEAASQGLMAGINAHLKVHEKAPLILKRDEAYIGVLIDDLITKGTEEPYRMFTSRAEYRTLLRQDNADFRLTPMSHEIGLASEARLRRMEKKLNESEKMVAFFKETSVSVAETNPILEAKETAPITQGDKMFKVFSRPQIDLEDMMKFEKVKEYIEANDVDQEILEQAEIQVKYSGYIEKERNNADKLTRLEEVKIPENFDYNKIKSMSIEAKQKLGKIRPVTISQASRISGVSPSDISVLLIYMGR, encoded by the coding sequence ATGTTTTTAGAAGAATACGATGTTATAGTTGTTGGTGCAGGTCATGCTGGATCTGAAGCTGCGGCCGCCGCTGCAAATTTGGGTTCAAAAACTTTATTGGTTACAATGAGCCTGCAGAACATTGCGCAAATGTCTTGCAACCCGGCGATGGGCGGAATTGCAAAAGGACAAATTGTGCGTGAAATTGATGCGCTTGGAGGATACTCAGGAATTGTTTCTGACCGAACTGCAATTCAATTTAAGATGTTGAACAAATCAAAAGGACCTGCAATGTGGTCGCCAAGAGTTCAAAGTGATCGAATGCGTTTTGCCGAAGAATGGAGAATGATGTTGGAGGGAACTCCAAATTTGGATTTCTACCAAGAGATGGTAAAAGGTTTGATTATCGAGAACGGAAAGATAAAAGGAATCAGAACTTCGTTAGGAGTTGAGATTCGATCTAAATCTGTTGTCTTGACAAATGGAACTTTTTTGAATGGCTTAATTCATATTGGTGAAAAACAATTTGGTGGTGGAAGGGCAGGCGAAAGTGCTGCAACCGGAATTACCGAAGATTTGGTTAAAGCAGGTTTTGAAGCAGGCAGAATGAAAACAGGAACACCGCCACGAGTTGATGGACGTTCTTTGGATTATTCTAAAATGAACGAAGAAAAAGGAGATGCAAAACCGGATAAGTTTTCTTATTCGGATTTAACCGTTCCGTTAACGCTTCAAAGATCTTGTCACATGACATATACGTCTTTGGAAGTTCATGATATTTTGAGAGAAGGTTTTGATCGTTCGCCAATGTTCAACGGAAGAATTAAAAGTCTTGGACCAAGATATTGCCCTTCGATAGAAGATAAGATAAATCGTTTTGCTGATAAAGAGCGTCACCAATTATTTGTTGAACCGGAAGGTTGGAATACTTGTGAAGTTTATGTAAACGGATTTTCAACTTCGCTTCCGGAAGATATTCAATTTAAAGCGTTGCGTTCTGTTGTTGGATTTGAGAATGTGAAATTCTTCCGTCCTGGATATGCAATCGAATATGATTATTTTCCGCCGACGCAATTAAAACATACTTTGGAAACAAAGTTAGTCGAAGGTTTATATTTTGCCGGACAGATTAATGGAACTACAGGATACGAAGAAGCAGCTTCTCAAGGTTTGATGGCCGGAATAAATGCGCATTTAAAAGTGCATGAAAAAGCCCCGTTAATTTTAAAACGTGATGAAGCTTATATTGGTGTTTTGATTGATGACTTAATTACAAAAGGAACAGAAGAACCTTATCGTATGTTTACATCAAGAGCGGAGTATAGAACATTGTTGCGTCAGGATAATGCTGATTTTAGATTGACACCAATGTCTCATGAAATTGGTTTGGCTTCTGAAGCACGTTTACGCAGAATGGAAAAGAAGTTAAACGAGTCTGAAAAGATGGTTGCTTTCTTTAAAGAAACAAGTGTTTCGGTTGCCGAAACAAATCCTATTCTAGAAGCAAAAGAAACAGCTCCAATTACGCAAGGCGATAAAATGTTTAAAGTTTTCTCTCGCCCTCAAATTGATTTAGAGGATATGATGAAATTTGAAAAAGTAAAGGAGTATATCGAAGCCAATGATGTTGATCAGGAAATTTTGGAACAAGCCGAAATCCAGGTTAAATATTCTGGTTATATCGAAAAGGAAAGAAACAACGCAGATAAACTAACTCGTTTAGAAGAAGTGAAGATTCCGGAGAATTTCGATTATAATAAAATTAAATCAATGTCGATTGAAGCAAAACAAAAATTAGGCAAGATTCGTCCTGTAACAATTTCTCAAGCTTCAAGAATAAGCGGAGTGTCACCAAGTGATATTTCGGTTTTGTTGATTTATATGGGGAGGTAG
- the ybeY gene encoding rRNA maturation RNase YbeY: MINFNYETEFTLDNEQAFSDWLSAVIVSESKNEGEINYIFCDDEYLHKINVEYLNHDTLTDIISFDYTVGNELNGDIFVSVERVEDNAKDFNVSFEEELKRVLAHGILHYCGYKDKSEKDADLMRSKEDEKIAMFHVEQ, translated from the coding sequence ATGATCAATTTTAATTACGAAACCGAATTTACCTTAGACAACGAACAAGCCTTTTCTGATTGGTTGAGCGCTGTAATTGTTTCTGAAAGTAAAAACGAAGGGGAGATAAATTACATTTTTTGTGATGATGAATATCTTCATAAGATAAATGTAGAATATCTTAATCACGATACGCTTACAGATATTATTAGTTTTGACTACACAGTTGGAAACGAATTGAACGGAGATATTTTTGTTTCTGTAGAAAGAGTAGAAGACAACGCGAAGGATTTTAATGTTTCTTTTGAAGAAGAATTAAAAAGAGTTCTTGCTCACGGCATATTACATTACTGTGGATACAAAGATAAATCAGAAAAAGATGCAGATTTAATGCGTTCGAAAGAGGATGAAAAGATAGCAATGTTTCACGTGGAACAGTAG
- a CDS encoding DUF4175 family protein, translated as MKTTSAIYLKLEAFIKKYYTNELIKGGLLFIGFGLLYFLFTLFIEYFLWLKPLGRTLLFWIFIGVEVFLLFRFILFPIFKLFKLQKGIDYNQASTIIGNHFTEVSDKLTNFLQLSASENSAESSELMLASIEQKANSLQPIPFGNAINFKTNKKYLPLAIIPLLLFAVFYISGNSNIISQSLNRVVHFNATFLPPAPFKFMVLNENLQTEQNKDFVVKVESVGNVVPENVMIHIGSESYFMESSVPGKFEFKIEKPVSNVEFSFEGNSVSSEEYELKVITVPSIANFEMVLNFPSYLKKKSETIQGTGNAIVPEGTLVTWKMNTQSTQEIVWKDENAIFKFRKAENEFKLAKNISQNTEYQILTSNNKVKNYEKLDYQVTVIKDQHPTITVSPAPDSLKLDKNYVLGRLSDDYGLSKLQIVYYERNKPQTAKRGTIPVKQTVFDQFVFNFPSNLAVEEGVSYEYYFEVFDNDAPHGFKSTKSSVFSDRVSTTDEVQDMELQQQNDNINSLEKSLKNQNKQFSEMDKIQKSGKEKDNLEFKDQQKVNDFIKRQKQQDELMKQFAEKMNKNLDKFQSEKKDKTADDLQKRLDNAEKDLEKNQKLMDELKNLNDKLQSEELFDKMEKFKQISKNQSRNLEQLVELTKRFYVEKKAEQVAEKLNKLAEEQEKLSNKEGENTKDKQDDINKAFDKIKEDLKDLKQENKTLKSPIDIPSDASKEKDVDSDLQKASEELSKKNTSSAKPKQKSAAKKMKSMSQEMQSSMEGGDQEQLEEDVAMLRQILDNLLAYSLSQEDVMKQFKSMKLGSSAYTKNIKIQQNLKQQFKHVDDSLFALSLRNPKVAEDVTKEIGNVQYNIDKAIETLTDVQIPKGVSHQQYATSSANKLADFLSDLLNNMQMSMSKPGAGKPKPGDGQGMQLPDIIQKQKGLGDKMKEGMQQGNKPGEGKQGQSGEGKQGQGKEGGKDGNGKEGQGKGNQGKNGDSKNGQGSKNGGEGKDGENGNDGEGDAEAIMEIYKEQVKLREALQKELAKQGLDSQGKSVIDQMKASEKQILNKGFKNENLQRILNIQQELLKLNNAVQQQGQDTKRQSETNKAEFTNRTNALPSSLLEYLNSVEILNRQSLPLRSNFNQKVQEYFNTK; from the coding sequence TTGAAAACAACATCTGCTATATATCTAAAATTAGAAGCGTTTATTAAAAAATATTACACTAACGAATTGATAAAAGGAGGACTTCTTTTTATCGGTTTCGGATTATTGTACTTTCTGTTTACGCTTTTTATTGAGTATTTCCTTTGGTTAAAACCTCTTGGAAGAACACTTTTATTCTGGATATTTATAGGTGTGGAAGTTTTCCTTTTGTTCCGATTTATTTTGTTCCCGATTTTTAAGTTGTTCAAACTTCAAAAAGGGATCGATTATAATCAGGCTTCAACCATTATTGGAAATCATTTTACAGAAGTAAGTGATAAACTGACCAACTTTTTACAGCTTTCTGCTTCTGAGAATTCAGCTGAAAGTTCAGAATTAATGTTGGCTTCAATAGAACAAAAAGCAAATTCATTGCAGCCAATTCCGTTTGGAAATGCAATCAATTTTAAAACAAATAAGAAATATTTGCCATTGGCAATTATACCACTTTTGCTTTTTGCTGTGTTTTATATTTCAGGAAACAGCAATATTATTTCTCAAAGTTTAAATAGAGTAGTGCATTTTAATGCGACATTTTTACCGCCGGCTCCATTTAAATTTATGGTTTTAAATGAGAATTTGCAAACAGAACAAAACAAAGATTTTGTTGTAAAAGTAGAATCTGTTGGAAATGTAGTTCCAGAAAATGTAATGATTCATATTGGCAGCGAAAGCTATTTTATGGAATCATCTGTACCGGGAAAGTTTGAATTCAAGATTGAAAAACCAGTATCAAATGTTGAATTTTCATTTGAAGGAAATTCAGTTTCATCTGAAGAATATGAATTGAAAGTGATCACAGTTCCATCAATTGCAAACTTCGAAATGGTTTTGAATTTTCCATCTTATCTAAAAAAGAAATCAGAAACTATTCAGGGAACAGGAAATGCAATCGTACCGGAAGGAACTTTGGTAACCTGGAAAATGAATACACAATCGACTCAGGAGATTGTTTGGAAGGATGAGAACGCCATATTTAAGTTTAGAAAAGCAGAAAACGAGTTTAAATTGGCTAAAAACATTAGTCAAAACACAGAATATCAAATCCTTACTTCGAATAATAAGGTCAAAAACTACGAAAAACTAGATTATCAGGTGACTGTTATTAAAGATCAGCATCCAACAATCACAGTTTCGCCTGCGCCGGATAGTTTAAAGCTGGATAAAAATTATGTCTTAGGAAGATTAAGCGATGATTACGGTTTATCAAAATTACAGATTGTTTACTACGAACGTAACAAACCGCAAACGGCAAAGCGTGGAACTATTCCGGTAAAGCAAACCGTTTTTGATCAGTTCGTTTTTAACTTTCCAAGTAATCTTGCAGTAGAAGAGGGAGTGTCTTATGAATACTATTTTGAGGTTTTTGATAACGATGCGCCTCATGGATTTAAGAGTACAAAGTCTTCTGTTTTTTCTGATCGTGTTTCGACTACAGATGAAGTTCAGGATATGGAATTACAGCAGCAAAATGACAATATCAATAGTTTAGAAAAGTCTTTAAAAAATCAGAATAAACAATTTTCTGAGATGGATAAGATTCAAAAAAGCGGAAAGGAAAAAGATAATTTAGAATTTAAAGATCAGCAAAAAGTAAATGATTTTATCAAACGTCAGAAACAACAAGACGAATTGATGAAACAATTTGCTGAGAAAATGAATAAGAATTTAGATAAGTTTCAATCTGAAAAGAAAGATAAAACTGCTGATGATTTACAAAAGCGTCTGGATAATGCAGAGAAAGATTTAGAAAAGAATCAGAAGTTAATGGACGAGTTGAAGAACTTAAATGACAAATTACAGAGCGAAGAGTTGTTTGATAAAATGGAAAAATTCAAACAAATCAGCAAAAACCAGTCTCGTAATTTGGAACAATTAGTTGAGTTAACCAAACGTTTTTATGTTGAAAAGAAAGCAGAACAGGTTGCAGAGAAATTGAACAAATTGGCAGAAGAACAAGAAAAGCTTTCTAACAAAGAGGGAGAAAACACTAAAGATAAACAAGACGATATTAATAAAGCGTTTGATAAAATCAAAGAGGATTTAAAAGATTTAAAGCAGGAAAACAAAACTTTAAAATCTCCAATTGATATTCCTTCTGATGCTTCAAAAGAAAAAGATGTTGATTCTGATTTGCAAAAAGCGTCTGAAGAATTAAGTAAAAAGAATACTTCTTCAGCTAAGCCAAAACAAAAAAGCGCGGCTAAGAAAATGAAAAGCATGTCTCAGGAAATGCAGTCAAGTATGGAAGGCGGCGATCAGGAACAATTGGAAGAAGATGTTGCCATGCTTCGTCAGATTCTTGATAATCTTTTAGCATATTCTTTATCTCAGGAAGATGTAATGAAACAATTTAAATCGATGAAATTAGGTTCGTCTGCATATACAAAGAACATAAAGATTCAGCAGAATTTGAAACAGCAATTCAAACATGTTGATGATAGTTTGTTTGCATTGTCTTTGCGTAATCCAAAAGTAGCAGAAGATGTAACAAAAGAAATTGGAAATGTTCAATACAATATTGATAAAGCTATCGAAACTTTGACTGATGTTCAAATTCCAAAAGGAGTTTCTCACCAACAATATGCCACTTCATCTGCAAATAAATTGGCCGACTTTTTAAGTGATTTATTAAACAACATGCAGATGTCTATGTCTAAACCTGGAGCAGGAAAACCAAAACCAGGTGACGGACAAGGAATGCAATTACCGGATATTATTCAAAAGCAAAAAGGACTTGGTGATAAAATGAAAGAAGGAATGCAGCAAGGCAACAAACCCGGTGAAGGAAAACAAGGACAGAGCGGAGAAGGAAAACAAGGTCAGGGAAAAGAAGGTGGTAAAGATGGAAATGGAAAAGAAGGACAAGGAAAAGGAAATCAAGGAAAGAATGGTGATAGTAAAAATGGACAGGGAAGTAAAAATGGTGGCGAAGGAAAAGACGGAGAGAATGGAAATGATGGAGAAGGAGATGCGGAAGCGATCATGGAGATATATAAAGAACAAGTAAAACTTCGTGAAGCGTTGCAAAAAGAATTAGCAAAACAGGGATTAGATTCTCAAGGTAAATCTGTAATCGATCAAATGAAAGCTTCAGAAAAGCAGATTTTAAATAAAGGTTTTAAGAATGAAAACCTGCAACGTATACTTAATATTCAACAGGAATTATTAAAATTAAACAATGCAGTTCAACAACAAGGTCAGGATACGAAACGTCAATCTGAAACAAATAAAGCTGAATTTACAAATAGAACGAATGCTTTACCAAGCTCACTTTTAGAATATTTAAACAGTGTAGAAATTTTAAATAGACAATCACTACCTTTGCGCTCGAATTTTAATCAAAAGGTTCAAGAATATTTTAATACAAAATGA
- the gltX gene encoding glutamate--tRNA ligase: protein MSKQVRVRFAPSPTGPLHIGGVRTALFNYLFAKKNNGVFYLRIEDTDQTRFVPGAEAYIMEALEWLGIAPEETVGKNEKFGPYRQSDRKDLYQKYADQLINSGWAYYAFDTPEALDALRKEQEAEGKTFIYNHTIREKLDTSLVLSAEEVAKRIANGEHYVIRFKTPVDETLHLKDIIRGDVKFETSLLDDKVLFKSDGMPTYHLANIVDDHLMETSHVIRGEEWLPSMPLHVLLYRAFGWDAPEFAHLPLILKPVGNGKLSKRDGDKLGFPVFPLEWKTEEGISSGYREKGFFPEAVINFLALLGWNDGTDKELFSLEELVESFDLNRVHKSGAKFDPEKNKWFNHQYLIKQNDADLAESFSSILVEKGVDISKYDVTRIVSLIKERAHFVSEFWDLTDFFFQAPTSYDEKASKNWKEETPALMQELISTLEYIDGFDSANIEAIVKDWLTKNEIGMGKVMQPFRLSLVGALKGPHLFDIVEIIGKEETISRIQKAIATL, encoded by the coding sequence ATGTCAAAGCAAGTTCGTGTGCGTTTTGCACCAAGTCCAACAGGACCTTTACATATTGGCGGCGTTCGTACTGCCCTATTTAATTATTTATTTGCCAAAAAAAACAATGGTGTTTTTTATTTAAGAATTGAAGATACAGATCAAACTCGTTTTGTTCCCGGTGCCGAAGCTTATATTATGGAAGCATTAGAATGGTTAGGAATTGCTCCTGAAGAAACCGTTGGAAAAAATGAAAAATTTGGTCCGTACAGACAAAGCGATCGTAAAGATTTATACCAAAAATATGCCGATCAATTGATCAATTCTGGTTGGGCATATTATGCTTTTGATACTCCTGAAGCTCTTGATGCTTTAAGAAAAGAACAAGAAGCTGAAGGAAAAACATTTATTTACAATCATACCATTCGTGAAAAGTTAGATACATCTTTGGTACTTTCTGCTGAAGAAGTTGCTAAAAGAATTGCAAATGGAGAACATTATGTGATTCGTTTTAAAACTCCGGTTGACGAAACTTTGCATTTAAAAGATATTATTCGTGGTGACGTAAAATTCGAAACTAGTTTACTTGACGATAAAGTTTTATTTAAAAGTGACGGAATGCCAACGTATCATTTAGCCAATATTGTTGATGATCACTTGATGGAAACTTCACACGTAATTCGTGGTGAAGAATGGTTGCCATCAATGCCGCTTCACGTTTTATTGTACAGAGCTTTTGGTTGGGATGCTCCGGAATTTGCACATTTACCTTTGATTTTAAAGCCCGTTGGAAACGGAAAATTATCAAAAAGAGATGGAGATAAATTAGGATTTCCTGTGTTTCCATTAGAATGGAAAACTGAAGAAGGCATTTCATCCGGTTACAGAGAAAAAGGATTTTTCCCGGAAGCAGTTATAAATTTCCTTGCGCTCTTAGGTTGGAATGATGGAACTGATAAAGAATTATTTTCTTTAGAAGAACTTGTAGAATCTTTTGACTTGAACAGAGTTCATAAATCCGGAGCTAAATTTGATCCGGAAAAAAACAAATGGTTCAATCATCAATATTTAATCAAACAAAATGACGCTGATTTAGCGGAAAGCTTCTCTTCTATTTTAGTTGAAAAAGGCGTTGATATTTCTAAATATGATGTAACAAGGATCGTTTCATTGATTAAAGAACGTGCCCACTTTGTTTCTGAATTTTGGGATTTGACAGATTTCTTTTTCCAGGCTCCAACATCTTATGATGAAAAAGCAAGCAAAAACTGGAAGGAAGAAACACCGGCTTTAATGCAGGAATTGATTTCGACTCTTGAATATATTGATGGTTTTGATTCAGCAAATATTGAAGCAATCGTAAAAGACTGGTTAACGAAAAATGAAATTGGAATGGGTAAAGTAATGCAGCCTTTCCGTTTGAGTTTGGTTGGTGCTTTAAAAGGTCCTCACCTATTTGACATTGTTGAAATTATAGGAAAAGAAGAAACTATTTCAAGAATTCAAAAAGCAATTGCTACTTTATAA
- a CDS encoding SPFH domain-containing protein gives MSTALIIILVLAFFIFMSSFFTVKQQSSVVIERFGKFHSVRNSGLQLKIPIVDRLAGRVNLKIQQLDVIIETKTKDNVFIKMKVSVQFKVIQEKVYDAFYKLEYPHDQITAYVFDVVRAEVPKLKLDDVFERKDDIAIAVKRELNEAMTTYGYDIINTLVTDIDPDIQVKNAMNRINAADREKTAAEFEAESSRIRIVAKAKAEAESKRLQGQGIADQRREIARGLVESVEVLNNVGINSQEASALIVVTQHYDTLQAIGADANSNLILLPNSPQAGSDMLNNMVASFTASNQVGEMMKKNNKKIEKPKPIQPQSGYEDDIQPETKE, from the coding sequence ATGAGTACAGCACTTATTATCATTTTAGTCCTCGCTTTCTTTATTTTCATGTCGTCCTTCTTTACTGTAAAACAACAAAGTTCTGTTGTAATTGAAAGATTTGGAAAATTCCATAGCGTAAGAAATTCAGGATTACAACTAAAAATTCCAATAGTTGATAGATTGGCCGGACGTGTAAATCTTAAAATTCAACAGTTAGATGTTATCATCGAAACTAAAACGAAAGACAACGTTTTTATCAAAATGAAAGTTTCGGTTCAGTTTAAAGTTATTCAGGAAAAAGTATACGATGCTTTTTATAAACTTGAATATCCACACGATCAAATTACTGCTTATGTATTTGATGTCGTTCGTGCCGAAGTTCCTAAACTAAAATTGGATGATGTTTTTGAGAGAAAAGACGATATCGCAATTGCAGTAAAAAGAGAATTGAACGAAGCAATGACAACTTACGGATATGATATTATCAATACCTTAGTAACAGATATTGATCCGGACATTCAGGTAAAAAATGCAATGAACAGAATTAATGCTGCCGACAGAGAAAAAACGGCTGCAGAATTTGAAGCTGAAAGTTCAAGAATTAGAATCGTTGCAAAAGCAAAAGCCGAAGCTGAAAGTAAACGTTTACAAGGACAAGGTATTGCAGATCAGCGTCGTGAAATTGCAAGAGGTCTTGTAGAAAGTGTTGAAGTTTTAAACAATGTTGGAATCAATTCTCAAGAAGCTTCTGCCTTAATTGTGGTAACGCAACATTATGATACTTTGCAGGCAATTGGAGCCGATGCAAATTCTAATTTAATTTTATTGCCAAACTCTCCACAAGCCGGAAGTGATATGTTGAATAATATGGTCGCATCATTTACGGCTTCAAACCAGGTTGGTGAAATGATGAAAAAGAATAATAAAAAGATAGAAAAACCAAAACCAATTCAGCCACAATCTGGTTACGAAGATGATATTCAACCGGAAACAAAAGAATAG
- a CDS encoding DUF6327 family protein, which yields MEPKKYSSYAEIERDLEILKLEKEISYQKLVLSFQKTKETITPQNIVGGLFSSYKDYFSNSYVSIIQSILPYIIGWFINKKRGN from the coding sequence ATGGAACCAAAAAAATACAGCTCGTACGCAGAGATCGAAAGAGATCTTGAGATTTTAAAATTGGAGAAAGAAATTAGTTATCAGAAATTGGTTTTAAGTTTTCAAAAAACAAAGGAAACTATTACACCTCAAAATATTGTTGGTGGATTATTTTCTTCCTATAAAGATTATTTTTCAAATTCATATGTAAGCATTATACAATCTATTTTACCTTATATTATTGGTTGGTTTATTAATAAAAAAAGAGGCAATTAA
- a CDS encoding competence protein, with protein sequence MAFEELKENTENIQDQAKVYLESHLAYYKLWGFKVAMKSTTLILKFALILLCFSMVLLFGSVAAAFAFSAIFGSYALGFLTVGGMYLLVTILLFLIKDKIVEGPILEKFSEIFFND encoded by the coding sequence ATGGCTTTTGAAGAATTAAAAGAGAATACCGAAAATATTCAGGATCAGGCTAAAGTTTATCTCGAAAGTCATTTGGCTTATTACAAACTTTGGGGTTTTAAAGTTGCTATGAAATCCACAACTTTAATTTTAAAGTTTGCTTTAATCTTATTATGTTTTAGTATGGTTTTACTTTTTGGATCTGTAGCGGCAGCTTTTGCTTTTAGTGCAATATTCGGAAGTTATGCTTTAGGATTTTTAACAGTAGGAGGGATGTATCTTTTGGTCACTATTTTACTTTTCTTAATAAAAGATAAGATTGTTGAAGGTCCAATCTTAGAGAAATTTTCAGAAATATTTTTTAACGATTAA